The proteins below are encoded in one region of Ereboglobus luteus:
- a CDS encoding putative Ig domain-containing protein, with amino-acid sequence MSSPSAFDGAVILEEGQLNINHAGALGDGTFRISDATTVDNTSGTAITVKYNQKTELHGDFTFFGTNDLNLGTGQVALASPQRTVTVAAGRLEFGGSINGSGVGLIQDGAGTLVLSGNAAAHTGLVVATNGAIMANGSILKSTGTAGSGATFGGSGTVGVVTIASGGTLQPGDLALVKSDPAAMDSGTFTGTIGAGYSTLTVDRSLATAQTLVQLEDGAVINFALGKGRTNTNVAVINSSGASLKTIGFDNTVIKITDLAEGAAATGEYTLFTADGTFEETFDGLTVDPLTNEITAGLSVDMPAVYAQPDFGYRLMRDDHGIIFKLYESPTISGFSSMVEVVQGWAYVGAPIVFGGEIDTIGVTGLPPGLSYDPATFVISGTPTVGAGTYAAVISAVNPAATVTGTITFEVKDSVPKPEFTMDPIAVGSSTEEFNYDITAENLPQEFYLISGNPAWMSLVQDPVTKVWRLTGTPDGTGTWEVTLRVVNPSGVTETTITVIIDDSTVAPVITSATSMVWVRGYPLDYQITAENAPAFYGVSGTLPAGLTLNALTGAIAGTPSASGTTTVTMQAINATGTGSSPLTFDIMDSMPDPVITSSSTVNGFLNEAFSYTITATNFVTSTTVTSVLPSWLSYDGLTATLSGTCTGDGTTWAISGSTYPVVVEASNIVGTVTGTINIVIKQYYPIPVITNSGSATCYAGRAYADQIMVASTAGIESYSATNLPSGLAVDPATGAISGAPASTGDYTIILAATTSGGTGTGTIGLRVIPVPPGPFIDSPTTAGGATGQPFTYQITAETPAASYGATGLPPGLALDPATGLISGTPSAAGYYMVEISATDSAGTFVQDVAIALEPAASTIVTYAGALETPGLVDANGTAARFDQPHTAAFGISGTIYVADFANNTVRTIATNGDVSSYVSAGQPSAVATDSQGNVYFASQQTGAIMKVLPLDQTVWPIATGLSNPGGLAIDSSDNVYFTEGGATANVIKKISAADGSITILAGSVGAGGFAEGVGSAAKFNGPSGLAYDHAANTLYVADTLNSLIRSVDLATGAVGTVAGSVGDIHYWDGGDGAARFDSPQGLSIDAAGFLYIADTGNNTIRVCDPKAGFVSTLIGVPQLAGAVDGGGDTALLSAPAGIVVDANGTGDIYVIDSGNSAIRTLVSPPCIVSPLVSSTVRAGRSLTLAGRAWGAPAPSYQWYKDGVAVSGSRGQAHTISIDSAQASDAGVYQVVAFNASGTVNSSMTLAVDTSNGSGGTVVIDGGGGGGGGGAPSVWFLFGLAALALGRWIFNFGRANKH; translated from the coding sequence ATGTCGTCACCGAGCGCGTTTGATGGCGCTGTAATTTTGGAGGAGGGGCAGTTGAACATAAATCACGCCGGCGCGCTTGGCGACGGGACTTTCAGAATTAGCGACGCCACAACTGTTGACAATACAAGCGGCACCGCAATCACCGTTAAATATAATCAAAAAACTGAACTCCATGGTGATTTTACCTTTTTCGGCACAAACGACCTAAATCTGGGCACAGGCCAGGTTGCATTGGCATCTCCGCAGCGCACCGTCACTGTGGCAGCCGGACGGCTTGAGTTTGGCGGCAGCATTAATGGCTCGGGCGTTGGCCTGATTCAGGATGGCGCGGGCACGCTGGTTTTGAGTGGCAATGCCGCAGCGCATACTGGCTTGGTGGTCGCGACCAATGGCGCGATCATGGCAAACGGCTCCATCCTCAAAAGCACCGGGACCGCGGGCAGCGGCGCGACCTTTGGCGGATCAGGCACCGTGGGCGTTGTGACTATTGCCAGTGGCGGAACCTTGCAACCCGGCGACTTGGCCCTTGTCAAGTCGGACCCCGCGGCGATGGACTCGGGCACATTCACCGGCACGATTGGCGCGGGTTATTCGACTTTGACCGTCGATAGATCGCTTGCCACCGCGCAGACGCTTGTGCAACTGGAGGACGGCGCTGTGATTAATTTTGCACTCGGCAAGGGGCGCACAAATACAAACGTTGCCGTTATCAATAGCTCGGGCGCGTCACTAAAGACCATCGGGTTTGATAATACTGTCATAAAGATCACCGATCTTGCCGAAGGTGCGGCCGCCACTGGTGAATATACATTGTTCACCGCCGATGGCACCTTTGAGGAAACTTTCGACGGACTGACGGTGGATCCTCTTACAAATGAGATCACCGCAGGTTTGTCGGTGGACATGCCTGCTGTATATGCGCAGCCAGATTTTGGCTACAGGCTTATGCGCGACGATCATGGTATTATTTTTAAGCTGTATGAATCCCCCACGATTTCGGGTTTCAGCAGCATGGTTGAGGTTGTGCAGGGTTGGGCTTACGTTGGGGCGCCCATCGTGTTTGGCGGCGAAATCGACACGATTGGTGTCACCGGTTTGCCCCCGGGACTGTCATACGATCCGGCAACCTTTGTTATATCGGGGACGCCCACTGTGGGCGCCGGCACCTATGCGGCTGTAATATCCGCAGTGAATCCGGCCGCCACCGTTACGGGGACGATAACCTTCGAAGTGAAGGATTCGGTTCCGAAGCCCGAGTTTACGATGGACCCGATTGCCGTGGGCTCCTCTACGGAGGAATTCAATTATGATATTACGGCGGAAAATCTTCCCCAAGAATTCTATTTAATCAGTGGCAATCCTGCGTGGATGAGTCTCGTGCAGGATCCCGTCACCAAAGTCTGGCGCTTGACCGGCACGCCCGACGGCACCGGAACATGGGAGGTCACGCTTCGGGTGGTGAATCCGAGCGGTGTCACGGAAACCACGATCACAGTCATTATCGACGACTCCACGGTGGCGCCTGTTATTACGAGCGCGACCAGCATGGTGTGGGTGCGCGGTTATCCGCTCGATTATCAGATCACCGCCGAGAACGCCCCCGCGTTCTATGGCGTCAGCGGCACGCTTCCCGCCGGTTTGACGCTCAATGCGCTCACGGGAGCAATTGCCGGCACGCCCTCGGCATCGGGCACAACGACAGTGACGATGCAGGCCATTAATGCGACCGGCACCGGCAGCAGTCCGTTGACCTTTGATATCATGGATTCGATGCCGGATCCCGTGATCACAAGTTCGTCCACGGTCAACGGTTTCTTGAACGAGGCGTTCAGTTATACAATAACCGCCACAAACTTTGTCACCTCGACCACGGTGACGAGCGTGCTGCCCTCTTGGTTGTCTTATGATGGGCTCACTGCCACGCTTTCCGGAACATGCACGGGTGATGGCACCACTTGGGCGATTTCCGGCTCGACGTATCCGGTTGTCGTCGAGGCTTCCAATATCGTCGGCACTGTCACCGGCACGATTAATATAGTTATAAAACAATACTATCCGATTCCCGTTATCACCAACTCGGGCTCCGCGACTTGCTACGCGGGCAGGGCGTATGCCGACCAGATTATGGTCGCGTCAACCGCGGGCATCGAAAGCTACTCGGCGACAAATCTGCCTTCCGGTTTGGCGGTGGATCCCGCGACCGGTGCGATTTCAGGCGCGCCTGCATCCACGGGCGATTACACAATTATCCTTGCCGCGACGACAAGCGGTGGCACGGGAACGGGCACGATCGGCTTGCGTGTCATCCCGGTTCCGCCCGGTCCGTTTATCGACAGTCCCACGACCGCCGGCGGCGCGACAGGGCAGCCGTTCACTTATCAAATCACCGCGGAAACGCCTGCCGCGAGTTACGGCGCGACGGGGCTTCCTCCCGGCCTTGCGCTTGATCCGGCCACCGGCCTCATCTCGGGGACGCCCTCCGCGGCGGGTTACTACATGGTGGAAATAAGCGCGACCGACTCGGCCGGCACCTTTGTCCAGGATGTCGCCATTGCGCTCGAACCGGCCGCCTCCACCATCGTGACCTATGCGGGTGCGTTGGAGACGCCGGGGCTCGTGGATGCGAACGGCACCGCGGCGCGTTTCGACCAGCCGCACACGGCGGCGTTTGGCATTTCCGGCACGATCTACGTGGCCGATTTTGCCAACAATACTGTCCGCACCATCGCGACAAACGGCGATGTGTCCAGCTACGTCTCCGCCGGCCAGCCTTCCGCGGTCGCCACAGATTCCCAAGGCAACGTCTATTTCGCCAGCCAGCAAACCGGCGCCATCATGAAGGTGTTGCCGCTCGATCAAACCGTGTGGCCGATCGCGACCGGATTGTCCAACCCCGGCGGTCTCGCGATAGACTCGTCGGACAATGTGTATTTCACCGAGGGCGGAGCGACCGCGAATGTGATCAAAAAAATCTCCGCGGCGGATGGCTCCATAACGATCCTCGCGGGCTCCGTCGGCGCGGGTGGCTTTGCCGAAGGTGTCGGTTCAGCCGCAAAGTTCAACGGCCCCAGCGGTCTCGCTTATGACCATGCCGCCAACACACTCTACGTGGCCGACACGTTGAACAGCCTGATTCGTAGCGTGGATCTCGCCACGGGCGCGGTTGGCACGGTCGCCGGCTCGGTTGGCGATATCCACTATTGGGACGGTGGCGACGGCGCGGCGCGCTTCGACAGCCCGCAAGGCCTTTCAATCGACGCCGCCGGTTTCCTCTATATTGCCGACACCGGCAACAACACGATTCGCGTGTGCGATCCCAAGGCCGGATTTGTTTCCACGCTCATTGGCGTGCCGCAACTCGCGGGCGCGGTCGATGGCGGCGGCGACACCGCGCTCTTGAGCGCCCCCGCCGGCATTGTTGTTGATGCCAATGGCACGGGTGACATCTATGTGATTGATTCCGGCAACAGCGCGATTCGCACGCTGGTCTCGCCGCCCTGCATCGTCTCGCCGCTCGTCAGCTCCACGGTCAGGGCCGGCAGATCGCTCACTCTGGCGGGCCGCGCTTGGGGTGCGCCCGCGCCGTCGTATCAATGGTATAAGGACGGCGTCGCCGTGAGCGGTAGCCGGGGCCAGGCGCACACGATTTCGATTGATTCCGCGCAGGCATCCGATGCCGGTGTGTATCAAGTCGTCGCCTTCAACGCATCGGGCACGGTCAACAGTTCCATGACGCTTGCCGTTGACACTTCCAATGGCTCCGGCGGCACCGTCGTCATAGATGGCGGCGGCGGTGGCGGCGGTGGTGGCGCGCCCAGCGTCTGGTTCCTTTTCGGGCTCGCCGCGCTCGCGCTAGGCCGTTGGATTTTTAACTTCGGACGCGCAAACAAGCACTGA
- a CDS encoding autotransporter outer membrane beta-barrel domain-containing protein yields MKKSPLSQKTALASRPCFTAFFLFAAMLLAPSAAVLTAQAQNRYDNDNTTVILRDYPQITEDLVSGGIDGEAAIGNKLRLEGNGNLYVSVKGDPTIAGSGFESMEIDGPKWLIGGTVTLTGTGAETFHVKSGTTIIGGPLAAMGWVIATNGDGPKATIDAGATLVIGQDGSGSNIAGNGNLHTDGVVNNGSLIFSRHNPVFADTISGSGSVTQTYTSLTLSGSNSYSGGTFIQSGSVIATNAHALGTGKVDFLTAYCTLAMNLATPADVVFNNELIGSGRFIVNMGSGTNVLTLGAGVGTGFNGAMYLQKGTLDLNSGAGAYALAYSGLLVSASSSIVVGSGTKYIGVLALGDALASAKDAGTLVFNTNISNPAAVTGDSVLAVYHFTMNNYATYGVSGTIRLADTVGSPLTAPVLPASSLFEQDDANIIATLVDAYGEVNVNASNFKLVDANNAVITNAQTRDIMQGTAGTVAKATYDYRLTTGSENDGLYVNYGLTKLEILSGKTLDLRNSGTGGISQNTLSARLTGAGGVEINAAGVMWLNGVGSDYKGATTVNSGKVIIGENNGFGSTVGTHIKSGAAVDMNGRQLNVGQVLLLDEGSSLNLNGGYLRIAMTSTTSVDSRIAPNSLSGGGTFRIEIPTDGTASVIFEGDNPNFEGTMSVANRSSVSQIVLSTADSLGAGTISAGYGGSFVYQNVSGTMRTNSINNSGTVFFQSSTLFMTGILQAHTSIENSDVTLGPSARLTGSGTIRVDGNSTLRVGITGTLVSHVTASNPLVFEGGTLDFVPPTRTYMPRLNINNLSGSGTIRIHANPNTGDSNVIAFKKSTGDFALDIRFTEKATTDDQVMPIYSKTNESLATITLLNGQVESGGYVFNLVQGTGDNILMPDTNMWYLAADHARVSRAAKTIVATAAAVGAEWHYSLDSVTKRMGDLRQEFSSDSKAPRGNLWARAANQSISTKESLCGAAFDEDMWLLHAGADKAFRSSSAVTFVGVYGGAGRADRTFTNLGDGSTDTVSVGLYASRITDGGWFIDLVGKQDINRNKFNATSSDGSHIGGNYKSEVASASLEIGKQIWLGQRKNRGWWLEPGVQAAYASLKGKDYTTDNGMDVSIDTATAQQYRAQLRFGYRDKGAKFLPYAKIAAVYNTSTGGEITADERELQADFDGMRYEAGVGGSYIIDKKNQVYLEYEYAKADSYERKWSFNAGYRHAW; encoded by the coding sequence ATGAAAAAGTCACCGCTTTCTCAAAAAACCGCCCTCGCATCCCGCCCGTGTTTCACGGCGTTTTTTTTGTTTGCCGCGATGCTTCTGGCACCGTCCGCCGCCGTGCTCACCGCGCAAGCCCAGAATCGTTACGACAATGACAACACCACCGTCATCCTTCGCGATTATCCGCAAATAACGGAGGATCTTGTGAGCGGCGGAATCGATGGTGAGGCCGCGATAGGCAACAAACTCCGCTTGGAGGGAAACGGAAACCTGTATGTTTCGGTCAAGGGCGATCCGACGATTGCCGGCAGCGGTTTTGAGAGCATGGAAATTGACGGGCCGAAGTGGCTGATCGGCGGCACCGTGACGTTGACCGGCACGGGCGCGGAGACGTTTCACGTGAAATCGGGCACGACCATCATCGGCGGGCCGCTGGCCGCCATGGGGTGGGTTATCGCCACCAACGGCGACGGCCCGAAGGCGACGATCGACGCCGGCGCGACGCTGGTTATCGGCCAGGATGGCTCCGGCTCCAATATCGCCGGAAACGGAAACCTACACACCGATGGCGTGGTTAACAACGGGTCCCTTATATTTTCCAGGCACAACCCGGTTTTTGCCGATACAATTTCGGGTTCGGGCAGCGTTACGCAGACTTATACGTCCCTGACATTGTCGGGCTCCAATTCATACAGCGGCGGCACCTTTATACAAAGCGGCTCGGTCATTGCCACAAACGCCCATGCGCTGGGCACGGGGAAGGTCGATTTTCTGACGGCCTACTGCACCCTGGCGATGAACCTGGCAACACCGGCGGATGTCGTGTTTAATAATGAACTCATCGGCAGCGGACGCTTTATTGTCAATATGGGCAGCGGCACAAATGTGCTCACCTTGGGCGCCGGAGTCGGCACCGGGTTTAATGGCGCTATGTATTTACAAAAGGGCACGCTTGATTTGAACAGTGGCGCTGGCGCCTACGCACTTGCGTATTCCGGTTTGCTTGTATCGGCGTCTTCATCGATTGTCGTTGGCTCCGGCACCAAATATATAGGCGTTCTTGCTTTGGGCGATGCCTTGGCCAGCGCCAAGGATGCCGGCACACTGGTATTTAATACTAATATTTCAAACCCGGCAGCTGTGACAGGTGACAGTGTGCTGGCGGTTTATCATTTTACCATGAACAATTATGCCACGTATGGGGTTAGTGGCACCATACGTTTGGCCGATACGGTGGGGTCTCCTCTCACTGCGCCAGTTTTGCCCGCGTCGAGTCTCTTTGAGCAGGACGATGCAAATATCATCGCGACTCTTGTTGACGCATACGGTGAGGTCAATGTGAACGCATCCAACTTCAAGCTGGTCGATGCGAACAATGCCGTGATCACAAACGCGCAGACGCGCGATATTATGCAAGGCACCGCTGGCACAGTCGCGAAAGCCACCTACGATTATCGCCTCACAACCGGCTCCGAAAACGACGGCCTTTATGTGAATTACGGACTAACCAAACTCGAAATACTTTCCGGCAAGACGCTTGATTTGCGAAACAGCGGAACCGGCGGCATTTCCCAAAATACGTTGAGCGCGCGACTCACCGGCGCGGGCGGTGTGGAAATCAATGCGGCCGGCGTCATGTGGCTCAACGGCGTGGGCAGCGATTACAAAGGCGCGACCACGGTCAATTCGGGCAAAGTCATTATCGGCGAGAACAATGGATTTGGCAGCACCGTCGGCACGCATATCAAATCGGGTGCCGCCGTGGACATGAACGGCAGGCAGTTGAACGTCGGACAAGTGCTGCTCCTTGATGAAGGCTCATCCCTCAACCTGAACGGGGGTTACCTGCGCATTGCAATGACTTCGACAACAAGCGTCGATTCGCGCATCGCGCCCAACTCCCTCTCGGGTGGCGGCACCTTCCGCATTGAAATCCCGACCGACGGCACGGCCAGTGTGATATTCGAGGGGGATAATCCGAATTTTGAAGGCACAATGAGCGTCGCAAACAGGAGCTCCGTTTCGCAAATCGTGCTTTCCACTGCCGACTCGCTGGGCGCGGGCACCATCAGCGCGGGCTACGGCGGCTCCTTTGTTTATCAAAATGTGTCGGGAACGATGCGCACGAATTCGATCAACAACAGCGGCACCGTCTTCTTCCAATCCTCCACCTTGTTTATGACCGGCATCCTGCAAGCGCACACCAGCATTGAAAACTCAGATGTCACGCTCGGGCCGTCCGCGCGGCTGACTGGCTCGGGGACAATCAGGGTGGATGGAAACTCGACGCTGCGAGTCGGTATCACCGGCACGCTTGTCTCTCATGTCACGGCCAGCAACCCGCTCGTTTTTGAGGGCGGCACGCTCGATTTTGTCCCGCCGACGCGGACCTACATGCCGCGCTTGAACATAAACAACCTCAGCGGATCGGGCACCATCAGGATTCATGCCAATCCCAACACCGGGGATAGCAACGTCATCGCGTTCAAGAAATCGACGGGCGACTTTGCGCTCGACATCAGGTTCACGGAGAAGGCCACCACGGACGATCAAGTCATGCCCATCTACTCGAAAACCAATGAATCGCTGGCGACCATCACCCTCCTCAACGGCCAGGTGGAATCCGGCGGCTATGTGTTCAACCTCGTGCAAGGCACCGGTGACAACATTCTCATGCCGGACACAAACATGTGGTATCTGGCCGCCGATCACGCGCGCGTCAGCCGCGCGGCCAAAACCATCGTCGCCACCGCCGCCGCCGTCGGGGCGGAATGGCATTACAGCCTCGACTCCGTGACGAAACGCATGGGCGACCTGCGCCAGGAGTTCAGCTCGGATTCAAAAGCACCAAGGGGCAACCTTTGGGCGCGCGCCGCGAACCAAAGCATCAGCACGAAGGAAAGCCTCTGCGGCGCGGCGTTCGACGAGGACATGTGGCTGCTCCATGCCGGCGCGGACAAGGCGTTTCGCTCCTCCTCGGCGGTGACATTTGTCGGCGTCTACGGCGGGGCGGGGCGCGCCGACCGCACCTTCACCAATCTCGGCGACGGCAGCACCGACACCGTGAGCGTCGGCTTATACGCGAGCCGGATCACCGATGGCGGCTGGTTCATCGACCTAGTTGGCAAGCAGGACATCAATCGCAACAAATTCAACGCCACCTCAAGCGACGGTTCGCATATCGGCGGCAACTACAAGAGCGAAGTCGCCTCGGCCTCGCTGGAAATCGGCAAACAAATATGGCTGGGCCAACGCAAAAACCGGGGATGGTGGCTGGAGCCCGGCGTGCAGGCCGCCTATGCGTCGCTGAAAGGCAAGGACTACACGACCGACAACGGAATGGACGTCTCCATCGACACCGCCACCGCGCAGCAATACCGCGCGCAACTGCGCTTCGGCTATCGCGACAAAGGCGCCAAGTTTCTCCCCTACGCAAAAATCGCGGCGGTTTACAACACCAGCACCGGCGGCGAAATCACGGCGGATGAGCGCGAGCTTCAGGCCGACTTTGATGGTATGCGCTACGAGGCCGGCGTCGGCGGCTCCTATATCATCGATAAGAAAAATCAGGTGTATTTGGAATATGAATACGCAAAGGCCGATTCCTATGAGCGGAAATGGTCGTTCAACGCCGGCTACCGCCATGCGTGGTAA
- a CDS encoding outer membrane beta-barrel protein, whose protein sequence is MTGNGPLRNAESGEWMERATNNKKNYDNWFPSVNLQYKLWEDRIVVRASWFKSIGRPNFGIYNGSLRLPDLGLDPLTHYIELSSGNADLKPWTAHTWRGEINYYFVKGGLFQITAFTRDYTNRHVETITPVTDELRAYYGIGEEYKDYFISTKTNSPHRFTLRELSLYYRQSLTFLPSWARGFTVSAGVTWRTKSGTESDTATGSAYRPRSYKTSLAYSRGRLSARVSWVLQGRYISSVYENNDNVEPGTRQYRRERSWLSADASFRITRRLSIFAQGSNLLDKPDSESEVVSPSTPGGAQLSSTKSSGIRITFGLQGSF, encoded by the coding sequence GTGACCGGCAACGGGCCCCTTCGCAATGCCGAGAGCGGCGAATGGATGGAGCGCGCCACGAATAACAAGAAAAACTATGACAATTGGTTTCCCAGTGTGAACCTCCAATATAAGCTGTGGGAGGATCGCATTGTCGTCCGCGCCTCGTGGTTCAAGTCAATCGGACGGCCGAATTTTGGCATTTATAACGGCTCGCTTCGCCTGCCCGATCTCGGTTTGGACCCGCTAACCCACTATATTGAGTTGAGCAGCGGCAATGCGGATTTGAAACCGTGGACGGCGCACACGTGGCGCGGCGAAATAAACTACTATTTTGTGAAGGGCGGGCTGTTCCAGATAACCGCCTTTACCCGCGATTACACAAACCGCCATGTGGAAACCATAACTCCCGTCACCGACGAATTGCGCGCTTATTATGGCATCGGCGAGGAGTATAAGGATTATTTTATATCAACCAAGACAAACTCACCCCACAGGTTCACCTTGCGGGAGCTCTCGCTTTATTATCGCCAGTCGCTGACGTTCCTCCCTTCGTGGGCGCGCGGCTTCACCGTGTCCGCGGGCGTGACATGGCGCACGAAGTCGGGCACGGAGTCGGATACGGCTACGGGCTCTGCATACAGGCCCCGTTCTTACAAGACGTCACTCGCTTACAGTCGTGGTCGTCTCAGCGCCCGCGTGTCCTGGGTATTGCAGGGGCGCTACATATCGAGTGTGTATGAAAACAATGACAATGTTGAGCCCGGCACACGCCAGTATCGTCGCGAGCGTAGCTGGCTGAGTGCCGATGCTTCATTCAGAATTACAAGAAGACTTTCCATATTTGCCCAAGGCAGCAACCTGCTGGACAAGCCTGACAGTGAATCTGAAGTGGTCAGCCCAAGCACTCCGGGCGGCGCCCAGCTATCATCCACCAAATCCTCCGGAATACGCATCACCTTCGGACTTCAGGGAAGTTTTTAA
- a CDS encoding TonB-dependent receptor — protein MNTFTQKLTGLLFLLAFFFTALRAQDAAETAPVAQPAGSGSIEGRVYFPDQDRYLESVRVSIQGTDRVALTDDTGSFYFPNVPAGSVRITASFSGFDPRSRTVTVVDGATSTADIDLTAEVKITGADDVVKMEKYVVVASREELGSAIADQEQRNAINMKTVVSTDEFGVNPTGNIGDFLVNLPGVEVDIDAGGESRSISLSGASADYVPVQLGGFDFASAASEGTTGRTVQLQQFSINNISRIEVTFAPTPEHRGDALGGSVNMLPRGAFESKRARFKFSTSLIMSDREFTLGRTAGPLYDPQKKTKPSWEFNYTNPVSKKFGFTVSGAYNYSSVITDQNSFTWRGIGNSFTNSYPAPDVPNPYSAPYISEYSATVSSYITERTSASITADWRLGRAGRLSFGLSYTYMDQVYGSRNREFHFTNINLAKTNMEHTEGNGYIQAPSTSRKKITKRWTPTLAYRHIGSVWKIEAGVGFSREDLSYTDTDNGYFRTVSVDRGALSLVLDKPSNARTASNVEAYVVNTDTPVDYHRLDEYVVSVATTRPAENYNEKRTYYANARRDFNVLGVPVILKAGVDIRQEIMDLTSSGYKNYHYYGPDGIYLSTTPNSNSTPAASDNDAAGFEENVHYKQFSKLIGLGDFQFLNNALFYNHFKAHEAYFRTDIPESRYTGSRHAEETISSGYLRGMFPSSIINSTWSAACVLSRRM, from the coding sequence ATGAACACGTTTACGCAAAAACTCACCGGCCTGCTTTTCCTCCTCGCGTTCTTTTTCACCGCGCTCCGCGCGCAGGACGCCGCCGAAACCGCGCCCGTTGCGCAACCTGCCGGCTCGGGTTCCATCGAAGGCCGCGTCTATTTCCCCGATCAGGACCGTTACCTGGAAAGTGTCCGCGTCTCCATCCAGGGCACCGACAGGGTCGCGCTTACCGACGACACCGGCAGTTTCTATTTTCCAAACGTTCCCGCAGGCTCCGTGCGAATAACCGCGTCATTCAGCGGCTTCGACCCGAGAAGCAGGACAGTGACCGTGGTCGACGGCGCGACTTCCACCGCCGATATCGATCTCACGGCGGAGGTTAAAATCACCGGCGCGGACGACGTGGTGAAGATGGAAAAATACGTCGTGGTGGCGTCCCGCGAGGAGCTTGGCTCCGCGATTGCCGACCAAGAGCAGCGCAATGCGATAAACATGAAAACCGTGGTTTCCACCGACGAGTTCGGCGTCAACCCCACCGGCAACATCGGCGATTTTTTGGTCAACCTCCCGGGCGTCGAGGTTGACATAGACGCCGGCGGCGAGTCGCGCTCCATTTCCCTTAGCGGCGCGAGCGCCGACTACGTGCCCGTGCAGCTGGGCGGCTTCGATTTTGCCAGCGCGGCATCCGAGGGCACCACGGGGCGGACTGTGCAGCTGCAGCAGTTCTCCATAAACAATATCAGCCGCATCGAAGTTACTTTCGCGCCCACTCCGGAACATCGCGGTGACGCGCTCGGCGGTTCTGTCAACATGCTGCCGCGCGGGGCGTTTGAGTCGAAGCGGGCGAGGTTTAAGTTCTCCACCTCGCTCATCATGTCCGACCGCGAATTCACCCTGGGCAGAACGGCGGGGCCGCTTTACGATCCCCAGAAAAAGACAAAACCCAGCTGGGAGTTTAACTATACGAATCCTGTGAGCAAAAAATTTGGGTTTACGGTGTCGGGCGCTTATAATTATTCATCAGTTATCACCGATCAAAACAGCTTCACATGGCGCGGCATCGGCAATTCATTCACAAACTCATATCCGGCGCCGGACGTGCCCAATCCTTATTCCGCGCCTTATATTTCGGAGTATAGCGCCACCGTTTCCTCGTATATCACGGAGCGCACATCGGCGTCTATTACGGCGGATTGGCGCCTGGGGCGGGCGGGTCGCCTTTCCTTCGGCCTTTCATACACGTATATGGACCAGGTTTATGGAAGCCGTAACCGCGAATTCCATTTCACAAACATCAATCTCGCCAAGACAAACATGGAGCATACGGAGGGCAATGGCTATATCCAGGCGCCCTCCACATCGCGCAAAAAAATAACCAAGAGATGGACGCCAACACTGGCCTACAGGCATATTGGCTCCGTGTGGAAAATCGAGGCCGGCGTGGGTTTCTCCCGAGAGGATTTGTCATACACCGACACTGACAATGGATATTTCCGCACGGTTTCCGTCGATCGCGGCGCGCTGAGTCTCGTCCTCGACAAGCCCTCGAATGCCAGGACCGCCAGCAATGTCGAGGCCTATGTGGTCAACACCGACACTCCTGTCGATTACCACCGCTTGGATGAATATGTCGTCAGCGTGGCGACAACCCGGCCCGCCGAGAACTACAATGAGAAACGCACCTACTACGCCAACGCCCGCAGGGATTTTAATGTCCTTGGCGTGCCCGTGATTCTAAAGGCGGGCGTGGATATCAGGCAGGAGATAATGGACCTGACAAGTTCTGGATATAAAAATTACCACTATTACGGCCCCGATGGCATTTATCTGTCCACCACTCCTAACAGCAATTCCACGCCCGCCGCCTCGGACAACGATGCCGCGGGGTTTGAGGAAAACGTCCATTATAAGCAATTTTCCAAGCTCATTGGCCTGGGCGATTTTCAGTTTCTCAACAATGCCCTGTTTTACAACCACTTCAAGGCGCACGAAGCGTATTTCCGCACCGATATTCCGGAGAGCCGCTATACCGGATCGCGCCATGCGGAGGAAACCATTTCATCGGGTTACCTCCGGGGGATGTTTCCTTCCTCAATAATAAACTCTACCTGGTCGGCGGCGTGCGTTTTGAGCAGACGCATGTGA